From Candidatus Kryptonium sp., the proteins below share one genomic window:
- a CDS encoding T9SS type A sorting domain-containing protein, with the protein MRQIIFLIVAILIIFSSNAYSQWAPLDTTKQKWFTVDNTPNLAGTSANWEVDRDSSDGYYEKPPNSVASGQPGPGWFTNTGGANVGPDHRRTPFTAGSPSGAWARYIFGIPTQTQQNILDKDDYYILYYYLQQSGNASPNSYVTVERFGEGFYADSLRHNQMLNGADLPVLQRAGLWRPTQNTGDGAWYPLTILRLNAGAPTIVTIGADTLTPAFLRVDAVRVLRSDLPRDLEFGRRMKGNPWQLTTPDTTRPNMDHFALYRVGETFPEVTIGETAEKKVRLYNLGDSVLTIYNVYGHTGRFYTTDPMPIRINPGSYYDLTIVFRPYQEEFAVDSLRIESNDPLEPVAYLHVVGQGLNYNFIMNASDGSEPHWRAPGGSEVLYQETPTGWLNSVISPYPFPIPGGNRFSRVYTGTDQIPRALYQFVIPDTLGGDYILEYSGPAGSPNAATAAQIDVITPFFADTQRVTGFNQRQITTVLLWAQIGGPGFTFKLNPGGPTQVIFSNPGQASGNFLRTDLLRVRKVPTHPQITIASRTVGFGEVAIDLIERELQGNYRRTITIGSNGERSLWIYEIRFADTSGIFRVINMPRLPIELPAINGKLNLVIEFAPRDLRTYVDTLYIVSNSKYDSVLTIVFTGVGRGTLIYADNDVENEFYAQPSIVSYVYPPVDTTFDKWNKITGSGINNSRLIAYIYGAPNAFAEWYPFIPMREGAPEVDSFDVFARTGLAAANSTPRARYLIYQQGGVKPETVIVSQMGVERIRLGRFQFRRGGRDFTMGSKQTAIFGYIRLENDTALVNAYYADSLVNRAKRDSFVIRADAIEIREAPKPVKVQIATNEVPKEFYLAQNYPNPFNPTTDIEFSVPIAVNVEIKIYDILGREVTTLINEFVQPGKYRVRWDARDKNGRMVASGVYFYVMKAGKFVQTKKMMLLK; encoded by the coding sequence ATGCGTCAAATTATATTTTTAATCGTAGCCATTTTAATCATATTTTCAAGCAATGCTTATTCACAATGGGCACCGCTTGATACAACGAAGCAAAAATGGTTCACAGTTGATAACACGCCGAATTTAGCTGGAACATCGGCAAATTGGGAAGTTGACCGTGATTCATCGGATGGATATTACGAAAAACCACCAAACTCAGTTGCATCTGGACAACCTGGACCTGGTTGGTTTACAAATACTGGCGGAGCGAATGTTGGTCCTGATCACAGACGAACTCCATTCACAGCTGGAAGCCCATCGGGTGCATGGGCAAGATATATTTTCGGTATCCCGACCCAAACACAGCAAAACATCCTTGACAAAGATGATTATTATATCCTTTATTACTACTTACAACAAAGTGGTAATGCTTCGCCGAATAGCTATGTTACTGTAGAAAGATTTGGGGAGGGATTTTATGCTGACTCATTAAGACATAATCAAATGTTAAATGGTGCAGATTTACCTGTTTTGCAACGAGCGGGGCTTTGGAGACCAACACAAAATACTGGCGATGGTGCTTGGTATCCACTTACAATTTTGAGATTAAATGCTGGGGCACCGACGATTGTTACGATAGGTGCTGATACACTAACACCAGCATTTCTAAGGGTTGATGCTGTAAGAGTGTTAAGAAGTGATCTCCCTCGTGACCTTGAGTTCGGACGAAGGATGAAAGGAAATCCCTGGCAATTGACAACTCCAGATACTACGAGACCAAACATGGACCATTTCGCACTTTACAGAGTAGGTGAAACTTTCCCAGAAGTCACGATTGGAGAAACAGCGGAAAAGAAAGTTCGTTTGTATAATCTTGGCGATAGCGTTTTAACAATTTACAATGTCTATGGACATACTGGCAGATTTTATACAACTGATCCAATGCCGATAAGAATAAACCCAGGGAGTTATTATGATCTTACTATTGTTTTCAGACCATATCAAGAAGAATTTGCTGTTGATTCACTTAGGATAGAAAGTAATGATCCGTTGGAACCAGTTGCTTATTTGCATGTCGTTGGGCAAGGTCTTAATTATAATTTCATTATGAATGCAAGTGATGGAAGCGAACCACATTGGAGAGCTCCGGGTGGAAGTGAAGTTTTATATCAAGAAACTCCAACTGGATGGTTGAATAGCGTTATAAGCCCATATCCATTTCCAATTCCTGGTGGAAATCGTTTCAGCAGAGTTTACACTGGAACAGATCAAATACCTAGGGCTTTGTATCAATTTGTTATTCCGGATACACTTGGTGGAGATTACATACTTGAATATAGTGGACCTGCTGGTTCTCCAAATGCAGCTACAGCAGCACAGATTGATGTCATAACGCCATTCTTTGCTGATACACAAAGGGTAACTGGCTTTAACCAAAGACAGATCACTACTGTTCTGCTTTGGGCACAAATTGGCGGTCCTGGGTTTACATTTAAACTAAATCCCGGAGGGCCAACACAAGTTATATTTAGCAATCCAGGACAAGCTTCTGGTAACTTCCTGAGAACAGATCTTTTAAGAGTTAGAAAAGTCCCAACACATCCACAAATTACTATTGCCTCAAGGACTGTTGGCTTTGGCGAAGTTGCAATTGACCTTATTGAAAGGGAATTGCAGGGTAACTATAGGAGAACGATAACAATTGGAAGCAACGGAGAAAGATCACTTTGGATTTATGAAATTCGTTTCGCCGATACATCAGGGATTTTTAGAGTTATCAACATGCCAAGATTACCAATTGAACTGCCAGCGATAAATGGAAAACTTAACCTTGTAATTGAATTTGCACCAAGAGATTTGAGAACCTATGTTGACACACTTTACATCGTTTCAAATTCAAAATATGATAGCGTTTTAACCATTGTTTTCACTGGAGTAGGAAGAGGAACATTAATTTATGCGGACAACGATGTTGAAAACGAATTTTATGCTCAACCGTCAATAGTTAGCTATGTTTATCCACCTGTTGATACGACATTTGATAAGTGGAATAAGATAACTGGAAGCGGAATTAACAACTCAAGATTGATTGCTTATATTTATGGAGCTCCAAATGCATTTGCAGAATGGTATCCATTCATCCCAATGAGGGAAGGTGCGCCTGAGGTGGATAGCTTTGATGTTTTCGCAAGAACAGGGCTTGCAGCGGCAAATTCAACTCCAAGAGCAAGATATTTAATCTATCAACAAGGTGGAGTTAAACCCGAAACTGTTATCGTTAGCCAAATGGGCGTTGAAAGAATTCGCCTCGGTAGATTCCAGTTTAGACGCGGTGGTCGCGACTTCACAATGGGTTCAAAGCAAACCGCAATCTTTGGCTATATACGACTTGAAAATGATACAGCACTTGTAAATGCATACTACGCTGATTCACTTGTTAACAGAGCAAAGCGAGATAGCTTCGTTATCAGAGCCGATGCAATTGAAATTCGCGAAGCTCCGAAACCTGTTAAAGTTCAAATCGCCACTAATGAAGTTCCAAAAGAATTTTACCTTGCCCAAAACTATCCAAATCCATTCAACCCGACAACTGACATTGAATTCTCTGTTCCAATTGCTGTGAATGTTGAGATAAAAATTTACGACATTCTCGGAAGGGAAGTCACAACGCTTATAAATGAGTTCGTTCAGCCAGGAAAATACAGAGTAAGATGGGATGCAAGAGATAAAAACGGAAGGATGGTCGCAAGCGGTGTTTATTTCTATGTGATGAAAGCAGGTAAGTTCGTGCAAACGAAGAAGATGATGTTGTTGAAGTAA
- a CDS encoding ATP-binding protein: MKILIVDDVSESLELLKEVFETMGYAVLTANNGAEALKILDEERVDVIISDVLMPKMDGFVFCREVKRNEHTRNIPFIFYTANYTDPEDEKFGLGLGADAYLIKPIDIQILINTVEKLLQKGKAEISKVDAVSDDVQYLREYNTVLIRKLEDKMYELERANEMLMKMNRELQVSHEQYKSLFENAGKPIFIVQPETWMVLDANNQAENLLKCTRDEILNLNFAKYKKFFQPLFEGERVVNFETTIIDFEGNEKIVEMTANLIGYADTSTIQIIISDLTEKRKIQDELIQTEKLASLGRLSASIAHEIRNPLSAININLQFLVRKFQEGTQERKYLDLALEGVRRIEKIVEATLNFARPSKPNVKEENINDVINATLPLVEISTLKKKIEIMTKLEPDLPKVKIDFKQIQQVILNILTNAVDAINDVGQICIKSYLAEEGGTNYVVVSISDTGCGIPKDELTKIFEPFYTKKSDGTGLGLAISKQVMNHHDGKIEVESEVNRGTTFYLKFKVK; encoded by the coding sequence ATGAAAATTTTGATAGTTGACGATGTGTCCGAAAGCCTTGAATTGTTGAAAGAAGTTTTTGAAACGATGGGATATGCTGTTTTAACCGCAAACAATGGTGCGGAAGCTCTTAAAATTCTTGATGAGGAAAGAGTTGATGTTATAATCTCTGATGTTTTAATGCCGAAAATGGATGGATTTGTATTTTGTAGGGAGGTCAAGAGGAATGAACATACTCGGAACATTCCATTTATATTTTATACAGCAAATTATACTGATCCTGAAGATGAAAAATTTGGGCTAGGGCTCGGGGCAGATGCTTATCTTATTAAACCTATAGATATTCAAATTCTCATTAACACTGTTGAAAAATTGCTTCAAAAAGGTAAAGCGGAGATCTCAAAAGTGGATGCTGTGAGCGATGATGTTCAATATCTGCGTGAGTATAATACAGTTTTAATTCGCAAGCTTGAGGATAAAATGTATGAACTTGAGCGGGCAAATGAGATGTTGATGAAGATGAACCGAGAGCTTCAAGTTTCACACGAACAATATAAGAGCTTATTTGAAAACGCTGGGAAACCAATTTTCATTGTTCAGCCGGAGACCTGGATGGTTCTTGATGCAAACAATCAGGCTGAAAATCTTTTGAAATGCACAAGGGATGAGATTTTGAATTTAAATTTCGCAAAATACAAAAAATTCTTCCAACCGCTTTTTGAGGGGGAAAGAGTTGTTAATTTTGAAACAACCATAATTGATTTTGAGGGAAACGAAAAAATTGTTGAGATGACGGCGAATTTAATCGGGTATGCTGATACAAGCACGATTCAAATTATAATCTCGGATCTTACCGAGAAAAGAAAAATTCAAGATGAGCTAATCCAGACAGAAAAACTTGCTTCGCTCGGACGATTATCCGCTTCAATTGCTCATGAAATAAGGAATCCGCTTTCAGCGATAAATATAAATCTTCAGTTTCTTGTAAGAAAATTTCAAGAAGGAACACAAGAGAGAAAATACCTTGATCTTGCGCTTGAGGGGGTTCGTAGGATTGAGAAAATAGTTGAAGCAACTTTGAACTTCGCCAGACCAAGTAAGCCAAATGTTAAAGAGGAAAACATAAATGATGTGATAAATGCCACGCTTCCGCTTGTTGAGATATCAACATTAAAAAAGAAAATTGAAATCATGACGAAGCTTGAACCAGACCTTCCAAAAGTGAAAATTGATTTTAAGCAAATTCAGCAAGTTATTTTAAATATATTAACAAACGCGGTTGATGCAATTAACGATGTAGGACAAATATGCATAAAATCATATCTTGCGGAAGAAGGTGGAACAAATTATGTTGTCGTTTCAATTTCCGATACTGGATGTGGAATTCCAAAAGATGAGCTTACGAAAATTTTTGAACCATTTTACACCAAGAAAAGCGATGGAACGGGGCTTGGCCTTGCTATAAGCAAGCAAGTTATGAATCATCACGATGGAAAAATTGAGGTTGAAAGCGAAGTAAATCGTGGGACAACTTTTTATTTAAAATTTAAAGTAAAATAA
- a CDS encoding sigma-54 dependent transcriptional regulator, translating to MKIKVMVIDDDELFNRSITQVLKDSGYEVSSHLSGEEAFRELQNDQPDIVLLDIFLKGENGLDILKKIKDEFTSLPVLMITAYSDVNLAVQAIKLGAEDFILKPLDFEQLEIAMQKAVKNIKLQREVQQLKEQLAERAGEYRIIGQSKGLLDALILAEKYALGDDTTVLIIGETGTGKELIARYIHEKSARRDGPFIAINCGAIPKDLVESELFGYERGAFTGATEKMKQGKFELAHGGTILLDEIGELSPEAQVKLLRVLQDKKFYRLGGTKEISVDVRVIASTNKNLKEEVEAGRFRSDLYYRLNVATIYLPPLRERKEDIPLLVMSFIEEFNKKFRKNFIGVNEKALDILKSYHWPGNIRELRNTIERILLVENDTEIKPEHLRHLQLQKADVEIDKESEFVLKIPPTGISMDKVLRELIIQTLKITNGNQVQAAKILGITRSKLRYRMEQLKIEQKKTITEGK from the coding sequence ATGAAGATTAAGGTCATGGTCATTGACGATGATGAACTTTTTAACCGATCTATAACCCAGGTTCTTAAAGATTCTGGTTATGAGGTGTCTTCACATTTAAGTGGAGAAGAGGCATTCAGAGAATTGCAAAACGATCAGCCTGATATAGTTTTACTTGATATCTTCCTCAAGGGTGAAAATGGGCTTGATATCTTAAAAAAAATTAAAGATGAGTTCACCTCTCTTCCAGTTCTAATGATAACTGCTTATTCCGATGTTAATCTCGCTGTCCAGGCGATAAAACTTGGTGCTGAAGATTTCATACTAAAACCGCTTGATTTTGAGCAACTTGAGATCGCAATGCAGAAAGCTGTCAAAAATATAAAGTTGCAGCGAGAAGTTCAGCAATTGAAGGAACAGCTGGCGGAACGCGCGGGTGAGTATCGCATAATTGGACAAAGCAAGGGACTTCTTGACGCTCTTATTTTGGCTGAGAAATATGCACTCGGAGATGATACGACCGTTTTGATAATAGGAGAAACGGGGACAGGCAAAGAATTAATTGCAAGATATATCCACGAAAAAAGCGCAAGGCGAGATGGCCCATTTATAGCAATCAATTGTGGTGCGATCCCTAAGGATTTGGTAGAAAGCGAACTTTTTGGATATGAGCGTGGAGCTTTCACAGGAGCAACTGAAAAAATGAAACAAGGAAAGTTTGAACTCGCACACGGTGGGACCATTCTTCTTGATGAGATTGGCGAATTGAGCCCTGAGGCACAAGTAAAACTTTTAAGAGTTCTGCAAGATAAAAAATTTTATCGGCTCGGTGGAACAAAGGAAATATCAGTTGATGTTAGAGTGATAGCTTCAACTAATAAGAATCTAAAAGAAGAAGTTGAGGCAGGCAGATTTAGAAGCGATCTTTACTATAGATTAAATGTAGCAACAATTTACCTTCCTCCGCTCAGGGAACGAAAAGAGGATATACCACTTCTTGTTATGAGCTTCATTGAGGAATTTAATAAGAAGTTTAGAAAAAACTTTATCGGAGTTAATGAGAAAGCGCTTGATATTTTGAAGTCATATCACTGGCCCGGAAACATTCGTGAGTTGCGAAATACAATAGAGAGAATATTACTGGTTGAAAACGACACGGAAATTAAACCAGAACATCTTAGGCATCTTCAACTTCAAAAAGCTGATGTTGAAATTGACAAGGAAAGTGAATTTGTGCTTAAAATTCCACCGACAGGGATAAGCATGGATAAGGTTTTGCGTGAGCTTATAATTCAAACATTAAAAATAACAAATGGTAATCAAGTCCAAGCAGCAAAAATTCTCGGGATAACTCGCTCAAAGTTGAGGTATAGAATGGAACAATTAAAAATTGAACAAAAGAAAACAATTACGGAAGGGAAATGA
- the dcd gene encoding dCTP deaminase, producing the protein MILSDKRILEEIEKGNIVIDPFDINCLGTNSYDVHLGEWMAVYKNEILDAKIENELEYFKIPPEGLILYPNRLYLGVTLEYTETHGFVPFLEGKSSVGRLGIDIHSTAGKGDAGYCNHWTLEISVKQPVRIYAGMPIGQLIYFEISGEILTPYNKKKTAKYNQRSNKPIGSMMWKNFL; encoded by the coding sequence ATGATACTTAGCGACAAAAGAATTCTTGAGGAAATTGAAAAAGGTAATATCGTAATTGATCCGTTTGATATAAATTGTCTCGGGACAAATAGCTACGATGTGCATCTTGGGGAATGGATGGCTGTTTACAAAAATGAGATACTTGATGCGAAAATAGAGAATGAACTTGAGTATTTCAAGATCCCTCCAGAGGGTTTGATTCTTTATCCGAACCGACTCTACCTGGGAGTTACGCTTGAATATACTGAAACACATGGCTTCGTCCCATTTCTTGAGGGAAAATCAAGCGTTGGGCGACTTGGAATTGATATTCATTCCACAGCTGGAAAAGGGGACGCTGGTTATTGCAACCACTGGACGCTTGAAATATCAGTGAAGCAACCGGTCAGAATCTATGCTGGTATGCCAATTGGTCAACTGATTTACTTTGAAATCTCGGGCGAGATCCTGACACCTTACAACAAAAAGAAAACAGCTAAATATAATCAGCGTTCCAATAAGCCGATCGGCTCAATGATGTGGAAAAATTTTCTGTAA
- a CDS encoding ATP-grasp domain-containing protein: MNVGLVFNLKKERNDDSSGDDSFSSVKLLNKLSGEQKEVSIDDTYAEWDTWETINAVKLALEENHTVTLIEADENVFENLKRAKPDIVFNIAEGFYGVSREAQVPAILEMLNIPYTGSDPLTLAICLDKARTKEILSYHKIPTAKFFVVEDLDEFDGNIELEFPLIVKPLHEGSSKGIFNSSVVENKNELFREIERILITYKEPALVEEFLPGREFTVAILGNGKEARVLPIVEIKFDALPKDARPIYSFEAKWIWDTPEKPLDIFKCPAEIDIHLKETIEKIALSTFRVLRCRDWCRIDMRLDKNGIPNILEVNPLPGILPNPEDNSCFPKAARAAGLTYNQMINEVLNAALKRYKMI; this comes from the coding sequence ATGAATGTTGGTCTTGTGTTTAACTTGAAGAAGGAAAGAAACGATGACTCATCTGGAGATGACTCGTTTAGTAGTGTTAAGTTATTAAATAAGTTAAGTGGTGAACAGAAGGAAGTTTCAATTGATGATACATATGCCGAATGGGACACATGGGAAACAATAAACGCTGTTAAACTTGCGCTTGAAGAAAATCACACCGTCACGCTAATTGAAGCTGATGAGAATGTCTTTGAAAACCTCAAGAGAGCAAAACCTGATATAGTCTTTAACATCGCCGAAGGGTTTTACGGGGTAAGCAGGGAAGCCCAAGTGCCAGCAATTCTTGAAATGTTAAACATACCTTACACTGGGAGCGATCCACTAACACTTGCCATCTGTTTAGATAAAGCAAGAACAAAGGAAATTTTATCCTATCACAAAATTCCAACCGCAAAATTTTTCGTGGTTGAAGACCTTGATGAGTTTGATGGAAATATTGAACTTGAATTCCCTCTCATAGTTAAGCCCTTACATGAAGGTTCAAGCAAAGGTATTTTCAACTCATCCGTTGTTGAAAATAAAAATGAACTTTTCAGAGAGATAGAAAGGATATTGATAACATATAAAGAACCAGCTCTCGTTGAGGAATTTTTACCTGGAAGAGAGTTTACAGTTGCAATTCTTGGAAATGGCAAAGAGGCTCGTGTCTTACCAATAGTTGAAATTAAGTTTGATGCTTTACCAAAAGATGCAAGACCGATTTATTCATTTGAAGCAAAGTGGATATGGGATACCCCAGAAAAACCACTTGATATTTTCAAATGTCCAGCTGAAATAGACATCCATCTTAAAGAAACAATTGAGAAAATAGCGCTTTCAACATTTAGAGTTTTACGCTGTCGGGATTGGTGCAGGATTGATATGCGCCTTGACAAAAACGGGATCCCAAACATACTTGAGGTTAATCCATTGCCCGGCATCCTTCCGAATCCGGAAGATAATTCATGCTTTCCGAAAGCAGCGCGTGCAGCGGGGTTAACTTACAATCAAATGATAAATGAAGTTTTAAATGCTGCGCTAAAAAGATACAAGATGATTTAA
- a CDS encoding ATP-grasp domain-containing protein yields the protein MFKGTEITVIYNDPTMIEPKPQQIDASITEVKDEIDFIVNSLENAGFKVKCLSVYNARKFINDLMNLKTDLIYNFCEMVELESREEVFAAGLYELLRIPYTGSPPMTLGLCLDKAKTKIILSHYKIPTAKFEVFDEPLNGYRKINLNFPLIVKPLHEDASVGISEKSVVYEIKELDERVEFILKSFKQPALVEEFIDGREINVAILGNEPPIVLPISEIDFSNLPSHLPRIVSYEAKWFPDTEYYQKTIPICPAPLEPELENKIKEIALSCYKIMGCRDYARVDMRIDKNGNPYVLEVNPNPDLSRNAGFMRSASVYGLTPSETIVKIAEIALERSYVNKGAEK from the coding sequence ATGTTTAAAGGAACGGAAATAACGGTTATATATAACGACCCTACTATGATTGAGCCAAAGCCCCAGCAGATTGACGCTTCCATTACCGAAGTTAAAGACGAAATTGATTTCATAGTGAACTCGCTTGAAAATGCCGGTTTCAAAGTTAAATGTTTATCTGTCTACAATGCGAGAAAATTCATAAATGACCTTATGAATTTGAAAACTGATTTGATATATAACTTTTGTGAGATGGTTGAACTTGAGTCAAGGGAAGAAGTTTTCGCAGCCGGATTATATGAACTACTGAGAATTCCATATACTGGTTCACCACCTATGACATTAGGACTTTGTCTTGATAAAGCGAAGACGAAAATAATACTTTCGCATTATAAAATTCCAACTGCGAAATTTGAGGTTTTTGATGAACCTTTGAATGGTTATAGAAAAATTAACCTAAACTTCCCTTTGATTGTGAAACCGCTTCATGAAGATGCAAGCGTCGGGATAAGCGAGAAATCAGTCGTTTATGAAATTAAAGAATTAGATGAAAGAGTTGAGTTTATTTTGAAATCGTTTAAACAACCTGCTCTCGTTGAGGAATTCATAGATGGCAGAGAGATTAATGTTGCAATTCTTGGGAATGAACCGCCCATTGTTTTGCCAATTTCAGAAATTGATTTTTCTAATCTGCCATCTCATCTGCCGAGGATAGTAAGCTATGAAGCTAAGTGGTTTCCTGATACAGAGTATTATCAGAAGACTATACCTATTTGTCCTGCGCCACTTGAACCAGAACTTGAAAATAAAATCAAAGAAATAGCTCTTTCATGCTACAAGATAATGGGTTGCAGAGATTATGCAAGGGTTGATATGAGGATTGATAAAAATGGAAATCCGTATGTCCTTGAGGTTAATCCAAATCCCGATCTCTCGCGCAACGCTGGATTTATGCGTTCCGCTTCTGTTTATGGATTAACACCATCTGAAACCATCGTTAAAATAGCAGAAATAGCACTTGAGAGAAGTTATGTTAATAAGGGAGCTGAGAAATAA
- a CDS encoding GNAT family N-acetyltransferase — MLIRELRNKDKNRIIEILKETNMFTDEEIGVAIELIDEFVKNGESSGYEIYTMVDEEDEPIGYICFGKRPLTQGVYDVYWIAVDPALQGNGIGKSLMKFVEQKIREMGGNLILVETSSQEKYLKTRLFYKACGYDEIARIKDFYKKGDDLIIFAKYI; from the coding sequence ATGTTAATAAGGGAGCTGAGAAATAAAGACAAAAATAGAATAATAGAAATTTTGAAAGAAACCAATATGTTTACCGACGAGGAAATAGGAGTTGCTATTGAGTTAATTGATGAATTCGTCAAAAACGGCGAGAGTAGCGGTTATGAAATTTACACAATGGTTGATGAAGAGGATGAACCAATTGGATATATATGTTTCGGCAAGAGACCTTTAACGCAGGGTGTTTACGATGTCTACTGGATCGCTGTTGATCCTGCATTGCAAGGAAATGGAATTGGGAAAAGTTTGATGAAATTTGTTGAACAAAAAATAAGAGAAATGGGAGGGAACTTAATTCTTGTAGAGACATCTTCACAGGAAAAGTATTTAAAAACCAGATTGTTCTACAAAGCATGCGGGTATGATGAGATAGCCCGCATAAAAGATTTTTACAAGAAGGGTGACGATTTAATAATTTTTGCAAAATATATTTAG
- a CDS encoding KamA family radical SAM protein — MELWQELLRKSIETAEDFAEVFGVDKDLMRRIVEKYPARINPYYLSLIRYKGDPIWLQCFPDIEELADEGMPEDPLDEDSMSPVPSITHRYPDRVLFLVTSQCSMYCRFCTRKRKVGDSSKISMKFIHDGIEYIRNHPEVRDVILSGGDPLMLTDYMLEKIIRALREIPHVEIIRIGTKMPCVLPQRITENLCNMLKKYHPIYVNTHFNHPWEITPESKRACEMLADAGIPVGNQTVLLRGVNDDPYVMQDLMKKLLAIRVRPYYIYQADITRGANHFRTPIRVGIEIMDKLRGHISGLAVPYYVIDAPGGGGKIPILPQYVIAHNENEIIVRNFRYEIYVYPEVKEEEIEEIKYEPKPATEPRKIIERRKWLVE; from the coding sequence ATGGAGCTTTGGCAAGAGCTATTAAGAAAAAGTATTGAAACAGCCGAGGACTTTGCCGAGGTTTTTGGGGTGGATAAAGATTTGATGCGAAGGATAGTGGAGAAATACCCCGCAAGGATCAATCCATATTACTTGAGCTTGATAAGATATAAAGGAGATCCAATCTGGCTACAATGTTTCCCAGATATAGAAGAGCTTGCTGATGAAGGGATGCCTGAAGATCCACTTGATGAAGATTCAATGAGCCCAGTGCCAAGCATTACACATAGATACCCAGATAGAGTTCTTTTTCTCGTGACGAGTCAGTGTTCAATGTATTGCAGATTTTGCACGAGAAAAAGAAAAGTTGGAGATTCAAGCAAGATAAGTATGAAATTTATTCACGATGGGATTGAATATATAAGAAATCATCCAGAGGTTAGAGATGTAATTTTATCCGGTGGCGATCCGCTAATGCTCACGGATTATATGCTTGAGAAAATTATTAGGGCATTGAGGGAGATTCCACATGTTGAGATAATAAGAATAGGGACAAAAATGCCTTGCGTTCTTCCTCAAAGAATTACGGAAAATCTATGCAACATGCTGAAAAAGTATCATCCGATTTATGTTAACACTCATTTCAATCATCCGTGGGAGATAACGCCTGAGAGCAAACGAGCTTGTGAGATGCTTGCAGATGCCGGAATTCCAGTTGGAAATCAGACTGTTCTTTTGCGAGGTGTTAATGATGACCCGTATGTTATGCAAGATTTGATGAAAAAGCTTCTCGCTATAAGAGTTAGACCATATTATATTTATCAAGCGGATATAACTCGCGGGGCAAATCATTTTAGAACTCCAATAAGAGTTGGAATTGAGATAATGGATAAACTTCGTGGACATATCTCTGGGCTTGCTGTTCCTTATTATGTCATAGATGCACCAGGTGGAGGTGGGAAAATTCCAATTCTGCCTCAATATGTCATAGCGCATAATGAAAACGAAATTATCGTTAGAAACTTTAGATATGAAATCTATGTCTATCCAGAGGTGAAGGAAGAAGAGATTGAAGAAATAAAATATGAACCGAAACCAGCTACTGAGCCGAGGAAGATAATTGAGCGTAGGAAGTGGCTCGTTGAATAA
- a CDS encoding phosphatase PAP2 family protein gives MNKYTERFLLNVAKQKSAEIISLIFAPQIVSFVSFLFISFYLETDIKMKIISAFTTISFTSIFPTAFIYYLIYRGKIDHPFVPVREQRTIPYLFAVLSAFIGFLILLYFKSHWLIIASQWCYVLNTLLILLINSRWKISAHSAGLSGPLTILAWIFGYKVIPLFLLIPLVGWSRLYLKAHTLGQVIGGTMLGIFSTSIQIYLISKIFV, from the coding sequence ATGAACAAATACACCGAAAGATTCCTGCTCAATGTTGCCAAGCAAAAATCCGCTGAAATAATATCGTTGATCTTCGCACCTCAAATTGTAAGTTTCGTTTCGTTTCTTTTCATATCATTTTATCTTGAGACAGATATTAAAATGAAGATTATTTCTGCGTTCACAACGATCTCTTTCACTTCTATTTTTCCGACTGCTTTTATTTACTATCTGATCTACCGGGGCAAGATAGACCATCCTTTTGTTCCGGTTCGTGAGCAAAGAACAATTCCTTATCTTTTTGCTGTGTTAAGTGCGTTTATCGGATTTTTGATCTTGCTTTACTTCAAATCGCATTGGCTTATAATCGCATCACAATGGTGTTATGTTTTAAACACTCTTTTAATTTTGCTTATAAATTCGCGCTGGAAGATAAGTGCTCATTCCGCAGGATTAAGTGGACCTTTAACTATTCTTGCTTGGATATTTGGTTATAAAGTGATACCTCTATTTTTACTGATTCCACTTGTTGGTTGGTCAAGGTTATATCTCAAGGCACATACGCTCGGACAAGTTATTGGTGGGACGATGCTCGGAATTTTTTCAACATCAATTCAAATTTATCTTATTTCAAAAATATTCGTGTAA